In the genome of Dickeya fangzhongdai, one region contains:
- a CDS encoding PAAR domain-containing protein: MPGAARLGDSCAGHGCFPATPVIAGSGDVIINGKPAARKGDAVLLHACPCPNMPHGVHNRAISAGSGTVIINGKLAARIGDAIGCGGSVAAGSGDVIIGDSPYQSPVKSCAEQSAKSRAPLLALTPMLLPAMMEWAATAELPVLDEALTILQRKDRYLARAKLAQQAATMPDLKDAATRLAFNNDSILRAEAAQYVYPVDEVARKARTVLPKPPVGLERLTIEQLPKLEGTVFTDPDSGFGAALFKSAINDETMLTFRGTNNAVTGAKDWLTNAGQGMGLKTTQYKQAMDLATQVKEVLSKSPPVIVGHSLGGGLASAAVSATKLVGYTFNAAGLHSNTIVQNGGADMATTSSLIKTQAVDGEILTMVQTYGKAAVPGLLSGAGALVGGGVGAAIGGAVGVAALLSGGLPKAAGEMMPLPASGGSPLARHGMDQVIAGIEKEKKDDIGKITSTLKGA; encoded by the coding sequence ATGCCAGGAGCTGCGCGTTTAGGGGACAGCTGTGCCGGTCACGGCTGCTTTCCCGCCACCCCGGTGATTGCGGGGAGTGGCGATGTGATTATCAATGGCAAACCGGCGGCACGTAAGGGCGATGCGGTGTTGCTGCATGCCTGTCCGTGTCCGAATATGCCGCACGGGGTTCACAACCGGGCCATTTCCGCCGGTTCCGGTACGGTAATTATCAACGGCAAGCTGGCCGCACGTATCGGCGATGCCATCGGCTGCGGTGGATCGGTGGCGGCCGGCAGCGGAGATGTGATTATTGGCGATTCGCCTTACCAGTCGCCGGTCAAATCCTGTGCGGAACAATCGGCGAAAAGCCGCGCTCCGCTGCTGGCGCTGACGCCGATGCTGCTGCCCGCCATGATGGAATGGGCTGCGACCGCCGAGTTGCCGGTGCTGGATGAGGCGCTGACGATATTGCAGCGTAAGGATCGCTATCTGGCGCGCGCGAAGCTGGCGCAGCAGGCGGCAACCATGCCGGACCTGAAAGACGCCGCCACCCGACTGGCGTTTAATAACGACAGCATACTGCGCGCGGAGGCGGCGCAGTATGTTTATCCGGTGGATGAGGTAGCACGTAAGGCCAGAACGGTATTGCCAAAGCCACCGGTCGGGTTGGAACGTTTAACTATAGAGCAGTTGCCAAAGTTAGAAGGTACTGTATTTACGGATCCAGATTCAGGATTTGGTGCCGCATTATTTAAATCTGCAATAAATGATGAAACCATGCTTACTTTTCGAGGCACAAATAATGCTGTAACGGGGGCCAAAGATTGGTTAACTAATGCAGGTCAAGGCATGGGTTTAAAGACGACACAATATAAACAAGCCATGGATTTAGCTACTCAGGTGAAGGAAGTACTATCAAAATCTCCACCAGTCATTGTTGGGCATTCTTTAGGGGGAGGATTAGCCTCTGCTGCTGTGAGTGCGACCAAGTTAGTTGGTTATACCTTCAATGCAGCTGGATTGCATTCTAATACAATAGTTCAAAATGGTGGTGCAGATATGGCTACTACCAGTTCCCTGATTAAGACACAGGCAGTAGATGGCGAGATTCTGACTATGGTGCAAACCTATGGCAAAGCGGCCGTTCCCGGTCTACTGTCGGGGGCTGGTGCGCTGGTTGGGGGGGGCGTTGGCGCGGCGATAGGGGGCGCTGTCGGTGTTGCTGCGTTGTTGAGCGGCGGGCTTCCCAAAGCAGCAGGAGAGATGATGCCTTTGCCTGCATCTGGTGGGTCGCCGCTAGCGCGTCATGGTATGGATCAGGTTATTGCGGGTATAGAGAAAGAGAAAAAGGACGATATTGGAAAAATTACCAGTACGCTTAAGGGGGCATAA
- a CDS encoding ankyrin repeat domain-containing protein has protein sequence MRWLQKIKWIAVFFAGILTACQAGGRSMQASELFQPPMATLLQTIRKGDEAEARRQLAQGLNLNIQGKEGITPLLWLIYETQDKEAVRLALKLGADPNYKDGAGDSVVNRVSGVRDPDWLRIVLDAGGNPNAIGRLGQPALFSAINEERWADIKLLVERGGDINLEDKQKRNSALYAAYINQYEIVYWLIERGAKVDTYSATGGSLAWRVHESLSIMAQSSPQYPWLLKVKQQLQQRGIKFPPLSPAEVQDKWEKGETL, from the coding sequence ATGCGATGGTTACAGAAAATCAAATGGATCGCTGTATTTTTTGCGGGAATACTCACCGCCTGTCAAGCCGGAGGGCGCAGTATGCAGGCCAGTGAATTGTTCCAGCCACCGATGGCGACACTATTGCAGACCATCCGTAAAGGTGATGAAGCGGAAGCCCGGCGTCAGCTTGCTCAGGGGCTGAACTTGAATATTCAGGGTAAGGAAGGGATTACGCCGCTGCTATGGTTGATTTATGAAACGCAGGATAAGGAGGCGGTGCGTCTGGCATTAAAACTGGGTGCCGATCCAAATTATAAAGACGGCGCAGGTGACAGTGTAGTAAACCGAGTATCCGGTGTGCGAGATCCAGACTGGCTGCGCATTGTTCTGGATGCTGGGGGAAATCCGAATGCCATTGGGCGACTAGGTCAACCGGCATTATTTAGTGCTATTAATGAAGAACGCTGGGCTGATATCAAACTGTTAGTAGAGCGTGGTGGGGATATCAATTTAGAAGACAAGCAGAAAAGGAATAGCGCGCTTTATGCTGCTTATATCAATCAATATGAGATTGTATATTGGCTAATTGAGCGTGGTGCTAAAGTCGATACTTATTCTGCAACGGGTGGCAGTCTGGCCTGGCGGGTGCATGAAAGTTTGTCAATCATGGCGCAGAGTTCGCCACAATATCCCTGGTTATTAAAAGTCAAACAGCAATTACAGCAACGCGGTATTAAGTTCCCCCCGTTATCTCCGGCAGAGGTTCAGGATAAATGGGAAAAGGGAGAGACGCTTTGA
- a CDS encoding ankyrin repeat domain-containing protein gives MKWWHWLLACLPLLTACQAGGRSMQASELFQPPMATLLQTIRKGDEAEARRQLAQGLNLNIQGKEGITPLLWLIYETQDKDAVRLALKLGADPNYKDGSGDSAVNRVSGARDPDWLRIVLDAGGNPNAIGRLEQPALFSAIGEERWADIKLLVERGADINLVDGQKTTSAHYAAYLNKYEIVYWLIERGAKVDTYSATGGSLAWRVHESLSIMAQSSPQYPWLLKVKQQLQQRGIKFPPLSPAEVQDKWEKGESL, from the coding sequence TTGAAATGGTGGCATTGGCTGTTGGCCTGTTTGCCGCTGCTCACCGCCTGTCAGGCAGGAGGGCGCAGTATGCAGGCCAGTGAATTGTTCCAGCCACCGATGGCGACATTATTGCAAACTATCCGTAAAGGTGATGAAGCGGAAGCCCGGCGTCAGCTTGCTCAGGGGCTGAACTTGAATATTCAGGGTAAGGAAGGGATTACGCCGCTGCTATGGTTGATTTATGAAACGCAGGATAAGGATGCGGTGCGTCTGGCGTTAAAACTGGGTGCCGATCCAAATTACAAAGACGGCTCAGGCGACAGTGCGGTAAACCGGGTATCCGGTGCGCGGGATCCAGACTGGCTGCGTATTGTTCTGGATGCCGGGGGAAATCCGAATGCCATTGGACGACTTGAGCAACCGGCGTTATTTAGTGCGATAGGTGAAGAACGTTGGGCTGATATCAAACTGCTGGTAGAGCGTGGTGCTGATATTAATTTGGTTGATGGACAGAAAACAACAAGTGCTCACTATGCAGCATATTTAAATAAGTATGAGATTGTATATTGGCTAATTGAGCGTGGCGCTAAAGTTGATACCTATTCTGCAACAGGTGGCAGTCTGGCCTGGCGGGTGCATGAAAGTTTGTCAATCATGGCACAGAGTTCTCCACAATATCCCTGGTTATTAAAAGTCAAACAGCAATTACAGCAACGCGGTATTAAATTCCCCCCGCTGTCTCCGGCAGAGGTTCAGGATAAATGGGAAAAGGGAGAGTCGCTTTGA
- a CDS encoding DUF4123 domain-containing protein yields the protein MTITGYTLFELSQRCSLPLYAIVDPMQYPALPDFWRAFQPRAAQMWQPLRFEGAGDDWQRWAPMVVQVDEGGPGETLLHWLADTQPARHQGVMLMHSEQSLTPVADFWQQRLRCRYPDGTLALLRSYVPDVLRLWWQTLNDDERMAFMGLLTGLYLPLAEDDPAAPCRYHVLADHHGRQPVRQSTDDDYLITLNRDQFYLLSNDNRLHRLANELFLYAGTLHWMQLDIEVVKSRFLSGVTLARIRYPLASETECEAWSAHRWIIGSEFYHHPVFIHLTERYSLGDSIRIFKSESARVEDVRLHYHRPGWMRGELPDTTEVMP from the coding sequence ATGACGATAACGGGCTATACCCTGTTTGAACTCAGTCAGCGTTGCTCGCTGCCGCTGTATGCCATTGTCGATCCGATGCAGTATCCGGCATTGCCGGATTTCTGGCGCGCGTTTCAGCCGCGAGCGGCGCAGATGTGGCAACCCTTACGCTTTGAAGGTGCCGGTGATGACTGGCAGCGCTGGGCGCCGATGGTGGTGCAGGTAGACGAAGGCGGGCCGGGGGAAACACTGCTGCACTGGCTGGCGGATACGCAACCTGCGCGCCATCAGGGCGTGATGTTGATGCATAGCGAGCAGTCACTGACACCAGTGGCTGATTTCTGGCAGCAACGTCTGCGCTGTCGTTACCCGGACGGTACGCTGGCGCTGTTGCGTAGCTATGTACCGGATGTGCTGCGCCTGTGGTGGCAAACGCTCAACGACGATGAGCGCATGGCATTTATGGGGCTTTTGACCGGTTTGTACCTGCCGCTGGCGGAGGATGACCCCGCCGCCCCTTGCCGCTACCACGTGCTGGCGGACCATCATGGGAGGCAGCCAGTGCGTCAATCCACCGATGACGATTATCTGATCACCTTGAATCGCGACCAGTTTTATCTGTTATCCAACGACAATCGTCTGCACCGGCTGGCGAATGAGCTGTTTCTTTATGCCGGCACATTGCACTGGATGCAGTTGGATATCGAGGTGGTGAAAAGCCGCTTTCTCAGCGGCGTTACGCTGGCCCGCATCCGGTATCCGCTTGCCTCGGAAACGGAGTGCGAAGCCTGGTCGGCCCACCGCTGGATCATCGGCAGCGAGTTTTATCATCACCCGGTTTTTATTCATTTGACCGAGCGTTATTCGCTGGGCGACAGCATTCGGATTTTTAAATCCGAATCCGCCCGGGTGGAAGACGTTCGCCTTCATTATCACCGGCCCGGCTGGATGCGGGGCGAATTACCGGATACGACGGAGGTTATGCCGTGA
- a CDS encoding DUF4123 domain-containing protein — MTLSQSFLSLQPETEAAWQARLAAGGCFVVAEAALNDAVPWLAERWGGSLEQTRLYWGETGQVHASVSPYCIPVHPTNWPQVREHLLTQPGWGVGVQLDWFMQAYSPLDQLLELVKHLRQWSLVATQEGDSAILRISDWEVLTPLLAASSAQEATALCGPIATFCDIAPDGAVQSLTLTERTAHNLPDTLPRSLSEAQWQALLAPATRQALDSYMAHLKTHHQRWQASDDDALLNFTRQQTEQARIQGFNNDRDIVRYLALATELEPAFVYQPWAQEILAQPEYIGAQNRMDRLYKTAIDQLDDA; from the coding sequence GTGACGCTGTCTCAATCTTTTCTGAGTCTGCAACCGGAAACGGAAGCGGCCTGGCAGGCGCGACTGGCCGCGGGCGGGTGCTTCGTGGTCGCCGAAGCGGCGCTGAACGATGCGGTTCCCTGGCTGGCGGAGCGCTGGGGCGGTAGCCTGGAACAAACCCGTCTGTACTGGGGAGAAACCGGACAGGTTCATGCTTCCGTATCGCCTTATTGTATTCCCGTCCACCCGACCAACTGGCCGCAGGTGCGTGAGCATCTGTTAACGCAGCCGGGCTGGGGAGTCGGAGTTCAACTCGACTGGTTTATGCAGGCCTACTCGCCGCTTGACCAACTGCTGGAACTGGTGAAACACCTGCGGCAGTGGAGTCTGGTCGCCACCCAGGAGGGAGACAGCGCCATTCTGCGCATCAGCGATTGGGAGGTGCTTACGCCGCTGCTGGCGGCGAGTTCGGCGCAGGAGGCTACCGCGCTCTGCGGCCCGATCGCCACGTTCTGCGACATTGCGCCTGACGGCGCCGTGCAGAGCCTGACGCTGACCGAACGGACCGCGCACAATCTGCCTGATACCTTGCCGCGTTCGCTCAGCGAGGCGCAGTGGCAGGCACTGCTGGCGCCGGCTACGCGTCAGGCGCTGGACAGCTACATGGCGCACCTCAAAACCCATCACCAGCGCTGGCAGGCGAGCGATGACGACGCCTTGCTGAATTTCACCCGCCAACAAACCGAACAGGCCCGTATCCAGGGATTTAATAACGATCGGGATATCGTGCGCTATCTGGCGCTGGCCACCGAGCTGGAGCCGGCCTTTGTTTATCAGCCGTGGGCGCAGGAGATTCTGGCGCAGCCGGAATATATCGGCGCGCAAAACCGTATGGACCGCCTGTATAAGACGGCGATTGACCAACTGGACGACGCATAA